The DNA window TCGAATGGGTCGACTCCCCAGACAAGGCGCGCCCCCTGATCACCGGCTGGCCCACCCTCGATCAGCTCTACGAGCGCATCCGGGACCCCCGGCCGCGCGGCACACCACCGCTGGCAAGCGATCTCGCCATGATCGCCTCCCAGTTGCGCGGCGCGCTGAGCGCGGGCGTCACTCACACCGATCCCGAACTGTCACCCGTGCGCACGAGCAGGACCAAGGAACCATGGCCCGAACTGGCGCCGCTACAGGCGCTCGACAGCGGCGTTCCGCTCGCTGTCGTGCTGCACCAGGGCCTACGTACGGCATTGCACCGGAGCCTCGCGCACGGGTACTGCCTACCCGTGCGTGCGGCGCTCGCGGGCGACGGCCCGTTACCCGTGTGCTGGTACGGGCAGCAGGATGCGTCATGGATCGCCTACTACGACATGCTGCATCGACTCGGCCTTGCCCGGTACGGGCCAGACGAGGCCGAACACCTCAACGCCTGGGCCGGCCTGGCCCGCTCCTGCGGCTGGTGGTGGCCCGGCGAGGACGTCTGCGTCGTGGTGGACCGGCCCCAGGCGATACGAACCGAGCCGATCCCCGGAGCAGTGCACCACCAGATCCGACTGCAACCTCGCGGCGCGCGCTACCGCGACGGCTGGCAACCACTCCTGAGCAGATGAGCTGAGTCGATGGCCGGCCGGGACGGGCACCCGCCGGTCCCGGCCGGCCCGTTCCACACCCTGCAAACGTCAGAGCAGACTTCAACAGGACAGCCGAACTCCGGCAGAGAGCCGGTTGCGGTACGGTCCGCGTCACGAAAGCTGGCGAGCGCGGGACCGCGCACCGCCGATGGGAAAGGACCGCTGCGTGGGCATGGTGTTGATCGGGCGCAGGTTGTCGGCCGAGGAACTGGCGGCGGTGCGCGCCGACCCGACGACGGTCGACGCGCTGCTCTACGGTGACCTCGACGACGATGATGCCGAGATGCCGGAGCCAGAGCTGGACCTGGACAAGTCATGGCACGGCATCCACTACCTACTCACCGGCACTGACTGGCAGATCGGTGACGGCGCTGGCGCAGCGATCCTCGGCGGTGCCGAGATCGGCCAGGACGGCGGTTACGGTCCCCCTCGGCTGCTCGACCAGGACACCGACCGCGCTGTGGCCACCGCGCTCGACATGCTGGACGTGGGAGTGCTACGCGCCCGCTTCGACCCGGACGCCATGACCGCGGCCGAGACCTACCCGGACATCTGGACCAACGGCCCCGACGAGCTCGACTACCTCATGTCGCACTACACCGAACTGCGCCGCTTCTACCACGCCGCAGCAACGAACGACCAGGCCGTGCTGCTGGCGATCACCTGACGTCGACGCCGGCTGCCCCCGATCGCCGACGGCGGCCGGCGTCTCACCGCATGCGCACTGACCCGCGCCTGGAGGGGGTCGCCGACGCCCAGGCAGCGCGCCGGCAACCACTCGACGCCCGGCGTCGATGCCAGCGAGGTCGAGGTGCAGCCATGGGGCAACTCGTCCACTTCGGCGATCCTGACGGCAACAGGTGGTCGCGACAGGCGATCGAGCTCATCCGTCGGCCGCGGCCCCTTCTACGGGCAGGGTGCGCCCGCGCAGACGTCGACGACCTTGCCGGTGAGCAGGAACACCGCCTTCTGTCGCTGGGCTCCGGCCTGAGCGCGCGGGAACTCGTGCGGATCGTCGCCGTACTCCGGCCCGGCCGGGGCGAGGTTCGTCGGCGGTGGCGCGTACGCCGTGCCGCTGTTCCAGATCACGATCGCCGATCCCCGGTACGGGTACCTGCGGATCGGTGCGATGCCCCAGTACGGCCGCACGTCCGCCGACCAGCCGTCGGCGAGCGCGGGAGTGTGCAGGCGGGCGCCGATCGTGCGCGCCTGCACCTCGGCCGCGGCGGGCGAGACCTGATGGTCGCCGAAGGCCACGTGCATGAGCACCTGGTGCGCCGGGGTGCCGGGCAACGGGCGGTCGGTCATGTGCTGGGCGTACCCGTTGGCCTCGGAGCGGTCCCACAGCATCTGGAGCAGCGCGAGGATCAGTTGCTGGTCGACCTTGTCCGGGTAGGAGCCGTCCATGATCGTCTGGAACGGGGCGAAGTCCACGCTGCGCTGCAGCAGCGTGGAGTAGTTCATCGCCGGCACGCCGAGCACCGACCGGGTCCAGTCCTGGGCGATGGCGGTGAGCGCGCCGCCGTTGATGCCGCCCTGGCTGTTGCCGTCGTAGTGCAGCCCACCGGCCACGTCGAGCAGCGGCCGCGCGGAGGCGTCCCGGAACGCCGGGTGGGCGGCGAACCCGCCCCGGTGGACCATCGCGCGACCGAGGAAGAGGAAGTTCAGGAAGCTCTGCTGCAACCGGTCCACCACGGCGGGGAAGGCACTGAGGTCGCCGAAGGCGCCGGCCACGTAGGGGACGTCGGCGGCGGCCATGCCGATCCAACTGGTCGCGCAGAAGGTGAAGTTGTACGTGTTCGACATCGTCTTGACGTTGCCGGCGTTGATCTCGGTCGGCTTGCCGAGCAGGCCGTGGCCGTAGAGCGAGAGGTGCGCCGGGTTCGCGGCGGAGGCGCTGCGCGGGATGTTGCAGACGAAGTCTGCCACCACCGTCCTGCCGGACGGCGTCGGCAGGGCGTTCGGCGTGGGTGGCGTACCGTCGCCTCCGGCCGGCCCGTAGTGCAGTCGCGAGCCGGGCCCGCCGTCGCCGGTCAGATAGGACGGTACGTCGACCGTGCCGGTCACCTGCCGGGCGATCAGCGGCTCCTGCTCCGGGGCGTAGTCGGTCACCTGCGTGACGGTGAACGACGGCACGGCGCGGCCGAGGGCG is part of the Micromonospora halotolerans genome and encodes:
- a CDS encoding DUF6745 domain-containing protein, which codes for MSAPARRNDAAKPPQAVRSGNPHDLWQQAIRIRQEWLDHALSTQPADKSTAERCLSAIYARASRPRPRFEWVDSPDKARPLITGWPTLDQLYERIRDPRPRGTPPLASDLAMIASQLRGALSAGVTHTDPELSPVRTSRTKEPWPELAPLQALDSGVPLAVVLHQGLRTALHRSLAHGYCLPVRAALAGDGPLPVCWYGQQDASWIAYYDMLHRLGLARYGPDEAEHLNAWAGLARSCGWWWPGEDVCVVVDRPQAIRTEPIPGAVHHQIRLQPRGARYRDGWQPLLSR
- a CDS encoding YfbM family protein yields the protein MVLIGRRLSAEELAAVRADPTTVDALLYGDLDDDDAEMPEPELDLDKSWHGIHYLLTGTDWQIGDGAGAAILGGAEIGQDGGYGPPRLLDQDTDRAVATALDMLDVGVLRARFDPDAMTAAETYPDIWTNGPDELDYLMSHYTELRRFYHAAATNDQAVLLAIT